Proteins encoded in a region of the Cytobacillus pseudoceanisediminis genome:
- a CDS encoding competence protein CoiA family protein, protein MKTAILHNKAVNLEQLNRESFQHIYEEGKKGKLHCPDCGASVRLYLGIMDEPHFYHIQQSSRMCKDIIMKQESAKIETEEYIERNGFKVPVSRPIASAAVKEIESAFKKLSRQKISPLYPGKHSQS, encoded by the coding sequence ATGAAGACAGCAATTTTACATAATAAAGCAGTGAATCTGGAACAATTGAATCGAGAAAGTTTTCAGCATATTTATGAAGAAGGCAAAAAAGGAAAGCTGCATTGCCCTGATTGCGGAGCTTCTGTCCGTTTGTATTTAGGAATTATGGATGAGCCTCATTTTTATCATATTCAGCAAAGCAGCAGGATGTGCAAGGATATAATAATGAAACAAGAATCAGCTAAGATTGAAACTGAAGAATATATAGAAAGAAACGGCTTTAAAGTTCCTGTTTCAAGGCCCATTGCTTCTGCTGCTGTAAAAGAAATCGAATCAGCCTTTAAAAAGCTCAGCCGGCAAAAAATATCCCCCTTATATCCAGGAAAGCACTCACAATCCTAG
- a CDS encoding ATP-dependent helicase, giving the protein MDEQQAAAVSHIDGPLLVLAGAGSGKTRVLTTRTAFMLREKDIDPKSIMLVTFTAKAAAEMKERLTQYPGMDSRKVRQIVSGTFHSLFYRILSFHNPEKWSSGKLLNKEWQREQIIKESSKDLKLDEKEFAFDLALQQISYWKNSLTVPGRVHPKNDWEEQTAILYERYEQTKLRRELFDFDDMLTGCHALFHEKPEILEQYQNRFHYFLIDEFQDINNVQYELMKMLSDKTKNVCAVGDDDQSIYAFRGSDPQYLLDFEKDFPGAKVITLNQNYRSAHEIVSAANQIISLNKHRRVKSMNAQFSGGQHPFLFFPFDEEEEATMIMTDIQEKIEEGYEPRDFAVLFRTHTGSRAIFERLANSSLPFKLDQDAESFYDRFIVRSMLAFLKLSLNEDDQNALKDMLPSLFVKQSVLQDIKAESILQDCSMLECLKFIKTGFAFQESKLKKVIPVTRSISGLSPITAIETVEKELGFQDFIKKRGNEGNKMDKGSDDIKDLKVAARNFQSLHEFLEHTEHMRAMNKEIKRLSRNNDNAITLSTIHRSKGLEYNVVYVAGAVEGNLPHDHALEAYRSGESAPLEEERRLMYVAVTRARKDLYISVPEKRRGRKAYASRFLAPITRSGRNKGGK; this is encoded by the coding sequence TTGGATGAACAGCAGGCAGCGGCTGTCTCACATATTGATGGGCCTCTGCTCGTTCTTGCAGGAGCAGGGAGCGGCAAGACCCGAGTTTTAACAACCAGGACTGCTTTTATGCTCCGCGAGAAAGATATCGATCCTAAATCAATAATGCTCGTTACTTTTACAGCTAAGGCTGCGGCTGAAATGAAGGAGCGCCTTACCCAATATCCCGGAATGGATTCACGAAAAGTCAGGCAAATCGTTTCCGGCACTTTTCACAGCTTGTTTTACCGGATTCTCTCCTTCCACAATCCGGAAAAATGGTCTTCCGGCAAACTCCTTAATAAAGAATGGCAGCGGGAACAGATCATTAAGGAATCCAGCAAAGACTTAAAGCTCGATGAAAAGGAATTTGCCTTTGACCTTGCCCTCCAGCAAATTAGCTATTGGAAAAACTCTCTTACCGTACCTGGGAGGGTTCATCCAAAGAATGATTGGGAGGAACAGACCGCGATTCTATATGAAAGGTATGAACAAACAAAATTAAGAAGAGAATTATTTGATTTTGATGATATGCTGACGGGCTGCCATGCTCTTTTTCATGAAAAGCCTGAAATTCTTGAACAATATCAAAATCGCTTTCATTATTTTCTGATCGATGAGTTCCAGGATATTAATAATGTTCAATATGAGCTTATGAAAATGCTGTCCGATAAAACAAAGAATGTCTGTGCAGTGGGTGACGATGATCAATCTATTTATGCTTTCAGAGGAAGCGATCCCCAATATCTTTTAGATTTCGAGAAAGATTTCCCTGGTGCTAAAGTTATAACATTGAATCAGAATTACCGCTCTGCTCACGAAATCGTATCAGCAGCGAACCAAATCATTTCTTTAAATAAACATAGACGTGTCAAAAGCATGAATGCCCAATTTTCTGGCGGGCAGCACCCTTTCCTCTTTTTTCCTTTTGATGAGGAAGAAGAAGCAACGATGATTATGACTGATATTCAGGAAAAAATTGAAGAAGGATATGAGCCGCGGGATTTTGCAGTATTATTCCGCACCCATACTGGCAGCAGGGCCATTTTTGAAAGGCTGGCCAATTCCAGCCTTCCGTTTAAATTGGATCAGGATGCCGAATCATTTTATGATCGGTTTATTGTTCGGAGCATGCTTGCTTTTCTAAAGTTATCATTAAATGAGGATGACCAGAATGCCTTGAAAGATATGCTCCCTTCTCTATTTGTTAAACAATCAGTCCTTCAGGATATTAAGGCAGAAAGCATCTTGCAGGATTGCTCAATGCTGGAGTGCCTAAAGTTTATAAAAACAGGATTTGCTTTTCAGGAAAGCAAGTTAAAAAAAGTGATCCCTGTTACCAGATCAATCTCAGGACTTAGTCCCATCACTGCAATTGAAACTGTTGAAAAAGAACTGGGCTTCCAGGACTTTATAAAAAAACGCGGCAATGAAGGCAATAAAATGGATAAAGGCTCTGATGATATAAAAGATTTGAAGGTCGCTGCGCGCAACTTTCAATCTCTTCATGAGTTTCTGGAGCACACTGAACATATGAGAGCCATGAACAAAGAAATCAAGCGCCTCAGCAGGAATAATGATAATGCCATTACATTAAGCACTATCCACCGTTCAAAGGGGCTTGAATATAATGTGGTATATGTTGCCGGTGCAGTTGAAGGAAACCTCCCGCATGATCATGCACTGGAAGCTTACCGTTCAGGTGAGTCTGCACCGCTGGAGGAAGAACGAAGGTTAATGTACGTTGCCGTTACAAGGGCAAGGAAGGACTTATACATTTCTGTGCCGGAAAAAAGGCGGGGACGGAAGGCATATGCCTCAAGGTTCCTTGCCCCCATTACAAGAAGCGGCAGGAATAAAGGCGGAAAATAA
- a CDS encoding stage VI sporulation protein F → MDNNFFKNLEKKTGVNMKDVLELAGSLQNANFKDEKTVRNVIKRVSQIANKPVSKDMEDKIVKSIVADGKQLDFNTISQMMNKK, encoded by the coding sequence ATGGATAACAACTTTTTTAAAAACCTTGAAAAGAAAACAGGCGTAAATATGAAGGATGTATTGGAACTGGCCGGCTCATTGCAGAATGCAAATTTTAAAGATGAAAAAACAGTACGAAATGTAATCAAAAGAGTTTCGCAAATTGCTAATAAACCCGTTTCCAAGGATATGGAAGATAAGATTGTGAAATCGATTGTTGCTGATGGAAAGCAGCTTGACTTTAATACAATTTCCCAGATGATGAATAAAAAATAA
- a CDS encoding YjcZ family sporulation protein, with translation MGYGYGGCGYGGGYGNTFVLIVVLFILLIIVGASFYN, from the coding sequence ATGGGCTATGGCTATGGAGGCTGCGGATATGGCGGGGGCTATGGGAATACGTTTGTTCTAATCGTCGTCCTATTCATTTTACTCATTATCGTCGGCGCAAGTTTCTACAATTAG
- the spoVAE gene encoding stage V sporulation protein AE codes for MYAAYVFWAFVIGGLFCVFGQILFDVFKLTPGHTLSLLVVLGAVLDGVGLYEPLADFAGAGATIPITSFGNSLVHGALQEADQHGLVGVLTGMFEVTSSGISAAIIFGFIGALIFKPKG; via the coding sequence TTGTATGCTGCCTATGTTTTTTGGGCTTTTGTAATTGGAGGCCTATTTTGCGTATTTGGACAAATATTATTTGATGTTTTTAAGTTAACACCTGGCCATACATTAAGTCTTTTGGTTGTATTGGGAGCTGTTCTTGATGGTGTTGGCCTTTATGAACCGCTTGCGGACTTTGCGGGGGCCGGAGCGACAATCCCTATAACAAGCTTTGGCAATTCCCTCGTCCATGGAGCCCTTCAGGAAGCTGATCAGCACGGGCTTGTCGGCGTATTGACCGGAATGTTCGAAGTAACCAGCTCCGGTATTTCAGCTGCGATAATTTTCGGTTTTATCGGTGCACTAATTTTCAAGCCAAAAGGGTAA
- the spoVAD gene encoding stage V sporulation protein AD, giving the protein MLKGKQSWVFQNRPVIAAAGVSGGPFEANGNLSEDFDVLHDDLWMGEDSYEKAHRILLEEAGQTALNKANVQKEDVQFYIAGDLINQITPSSLSARTIQIPYFGVFGACSTSMEGLALASFIVNYRGADHVLTGASSHNAAVEKQFRYPTEYGGQKPPTAQWTVTGAGAALVSANAAGSNLPVTTSATIGKVIDMGLTDPFNMGGAMAPAAADTITAHFKDMQLDPSHYDLIVTGDLGRIGQETAYELLKNNGLNIDREKFKDCGLMIYKDDQPVQSGGSGAGCSAAVLYGHLLNQMKQGTYKRILVVATGALLSPLTFQQSESIPCIAHAVSIEMT; this is encoded by the coding sequence ATGCTAAAGGGAAAACAATCCTGGGTCTTTCAAAACCGTCCGGTAATTGCAGCTGCAGGTGTTTCCGGCGGGCCATTTGAGGCAAACGGCAATCTGTCAGAGGATTTTGATGTTCTGCATGATGATTTGTGGATGGGTGAAGACTCTTATGAGAAAGCACATCGGATCCTTTTGGAAGAGGCGGGACAGACTGCCTTAAATAAGGCAAATGTCCAAAAGGAGGATGTACAATTTTATATTGCCGGGGATTTAATCAATCAGATAACACCTTCAAGTTTAAGTGCAAGAACGATACAAATCCCATATTTCGGGGTTTTCGGAGCTTGTTCAACTTCAATGGAAGGACTTGCGCTGGCATCCTTCATTGTTAATTACCGTGGTGCTGATCACGTTTTGACAGGAGCTTCCAGCCATAATGCGGCTGTTGAAAAACAATTCAGATACCCGACAGAATACGGAGGCCAAAAGCCTCCAACAGCACAGTGGACAGTAACTGGTGCAGGTGCGGCACTGGTCTCAGCAAACGCAGCTGGTTCGAATTTGCCGGTTACCACTTCTGCTACAATCGGCAAAGTAATCGACATGGGTTTGACAGATCCTTTTAATATGGGAGGAGCTATGGCGCCGGCAGCAGCAGATACCATTACTGCACACTTCAAAGACATGCAGCTGGATCCATCTCATTACGATCTGATTGTCACAGGGGATCTTGGGAGAATTGGCCAGGAAACAGCTTATGAACTGCTCAAAAATAATGGATTGAACATAGATAGAGAGAAATTTAAAGATTGCGGATTAATGATTTATAAAGATGATCAGCCAGTCCAGTCTGGAGGAAGCGGCGCAGGGTGCTCGGCTGCTGTTTTGTACGGACACCTTTTGAATCAAATGAAACAAGGGACTTACAAGAGAATCCTTGTTGTCGCGACGGGCGCTTTATTATCACCATTGACATTCCAGCAGAGTGAAAGCATCCCCTGTATTGCACATGCAGTTTCAATCGAAATGACTTAA
- a CDS encoding YhcN/YlaJ family sporulation lipoprotein, protein MKKLLSFIAFSLILLSGCSGDGKVTESDLALLKTTNPPAVLIDKNTKGNLDLVENIEHDVEKMKELYDVAVVKSNGDTLVAYKVKHLQRFHMKKIEKKMTKMLEEKYPDENFIVSSDYKIFIEAVELQEKMKDPNFTDKKAKKKLDKIIKLKNEMT, encoded by the coding sequence ATGAAAAAACTTTTATCGTTTATTGCATTTTCACTGATCTTATTATCAGGCTGCAGCGGAGATGGAAAGGTGACGGAGAGCGACCTTGCGCTGCTCAAAACGACTAATCCCCCTGCTGTATTAATTGATAAAAATACAAAGGGAAATTTGGATTTAGTTGAAAACATTGAACATGACGTCGAAAAAATGAAAGAACTTTATGATGTTGCAGTGGTAAAGAGCAATGGGGATACTCTAGTTGCTTACAAAGTGAAGCATTTGCAGCGATTCCACATGAAAAAAATTGAAAAGAAAATGACAAAAATGCTTGAGGAGAAATACCCTGATGAGAACTTCATTGTTTCAAGCGATTATAAAATCTTTATTGAGGCAGTAGAACTCCAGGAAAAAATGAAAGATCCCAATTTTACAGACAAAAAGGCTAAAAAGAAACTTGATAAAATCATAAAGCTTAAAAATGAAATGACATAG
- a CDS encoding DUF1360 domain-containing protein, translating to MDITPMELLIFALASFRLTRLIVFDKITEFLRKPFLEEVEEKDENGEIEVFLVVKDGKLRGFLGELLSCYWCTGVWSAVFLYLLYYFYASLAAPVLLILAVAGLAAIIESLVQKLIN from the coding sequence ATGGACATAACACCTATGGAACTGCTGATTTTTGCTCTTGCAAGCTTCAGGCTGACCAGACTGATTGTATTTGATAAAATTACCGAGTTTTTGCGCAAGCCTTTTTTGGAAGAGGTTGAAGAAAAGGATGAAAACGGCGAAATTGAAGTTTTTTTGGTTGTGAAAGATGGAAAATTGCGAGGTTTCTTGGGAGAACTTTTAAGCTGTTACTGGTGTACTGGTGTGTGGAGTGCGGTTTTTTTATATTTGTTATATTACTTCTATGCATCATTGGCAGCTCCGGTGCTGCTGATTTTAGCAGTTGCCGGACTTGCAGCTATTATAGAATCTCTGGTGCAAAAATTAATTAATTAA
- a CDS encoding CotY/CotZ family spore coat protein yields the protein MWKKDDFKGKSCVCEVVRAIKDIQDNAEDVCECPSNCFLEPLGAISPSNRKRHKRPDTRVFTLKTADGSPFHAFFTGNDCACVSIFFRVEEVFDNCCAVLRVLEPVNRKEGPDKTVNLADDCCIDLRKVCEVDYFRSTNDCVTVDLTCFCAVQCIADVDLDICED from the coding sequence TTGTGGAAAAAAGACGACTTCAAAGGCAAAAGCTGTGTATGTGAAGTAGTTCGTGCTATAAAAGATATTCAAGATAACGCAGAAGATGTGTGCGAATGCCCTTCAAACTGTTTCCTGGAGCCGCTTGGAGCGATATCACCTTCAAACAGAAAGCGCCATAAGCGTCCGGATACACGCGTATTCACATTAAAAACTGCGGACGGTTCACCATTCCATGCATTCTTTACAGGAAATGACTGTGCATGTGTTTCGATCTTTTTTAGAGTAGAAGAAGTATTCGATAACTGCTGCGCGGTGCTTCGTGTACTAGAGCCGGTTAACAGAAAAGAAGGCCCTGACAAGACAGTAAACCTTGCAGATGACTGCTGCATCGACTTAAGAAAGGTTTGCGAAGTTGACTACTTCCGCAGTACAAATGACTGTGTTACCGTTGATTTAACATGTTTCTGCGCTGTTCAATGTATTGCAGATGTTGACCTGGATATCTGTGAAGACTAA
- a CDS encoding CotO family spore coat protein, giving the protein MAEKKVKEPLFYIQQPSFQFPETRMQTVYSSRKAELDRKLEQKESVPEPADKINEQAMPEEKNENMTEIKVKEAIEEFQAGREEKKESASFAFTSEKRKPAFNRVKSFKEMDTLERLDYLIDFPKQLPPIPCIFETGEKAIRGFLVSKNEEWIEIKLFDDTIEQLNLQSLNTVKMIGLRR; this is encoded by the coding sequence ATGGCTGAGAAAAAAGTGAAGGAACCATTATTTTATATACAGCAGCCGAGTTTTCAATTTCCAGAAACCAGGATGCAAACAGTCTACTCCAGCAGAAAAGCAGAGCTGGATCGTAAACTGGAACAAAAAGAAAGTGTACCGGAACCCGCAGACAAAATAAATGAACAGGCGATGCCCGAAGAAAAAAACGAAAATATGACCGAAATAAAGGTGAAGGAAGCTATTGAAGAATTCCAAGCAGGCAGGGAAGAGAAAAAAGAAAGTGCATCCTTTGCGTTTACGTCGGAAAAAAGAAAGCCGGCTTTCAATCGTGTAAAAAGCTTTAAGGAAATGGACACTCTTGAGCGCCTGGATTACTTAATTGATTTTCCTAAACAGCTTCCGCCTATACCCTGTATATTTGAAACCGGCGAGAAGGCAATAAGAGGATTTCTGGTTTCAAAAAATGAAGAATGGATCGAGATTAAGTTGTTCGATGATACAATTGAGCAATTAAATCTTCAATCTTTAAATACAGTTAAAATGATTGGACTAAGAAGGTAA
- the fabI gene encoding enoyl-ACP reductase FabI, producing the protein MTLSLNGKTFVVMGVANKRSIAWGIAKSLHDAGARLIFTYAGERLEKSVSELAESLEDAHSLVLPCDVTSDEDIAKCFGTIKEEAGVIHGIAHCIAFAHKEELQGEYMNTTRDGFLLAHNISSYSLTAVAKEAKGLMTEGGSIVTLTYLGGEKVVKNYNVMGVAKASLDASVKYLANDLGKDGIRVNSISAGPIRTLSAKGISEFNSILKEIEERAPLRKTTTPEEVGDTALFLFSSLSRGITGENIHVDSGYHIL; encoded by the coding sequence ATGACTCTTTCACTAAATGGCAAAACATTCGTTGTAATGGGTGTGGCAAATAAAAGAAGTATTGCATGGGGAATTGCCAAATCCCTTCATGATGCTGGTGCCCGTTTAATTTTTACATATGCGGGAGAAAGACTTGAGAAAAGTGTGAGTGAACTGGCTGAATCATTGGAGGATGCACATTCATTAGTTCTTCCTTGTGATGTAACAAGTGATGAAGACATCGCGAAATGCTTTGGCACGATTAAGGAGGAAGCTGGTGTAATTCATGGAATTGCCCACTGCATCGCCTTTGCCCATAAAGAAGAACTTCAGGGAGAATATATGAACACCACAAGAGACGGGTTTCTTTTAGCTCACAATATCAGCTCTTATTCATTGACTGCCGTTGCCAAGGAAGCAAAAGGCTTAATGACAGAAGGCGGAAGCATTGTGACTCTCACATACCTTGGCGGTGAAAAGGTTGTGAAAAATTATAATGTTATGGGTGTAGCAAAAGCCTCCCTTGACGCAAGTGTCAAATATTTGGCAAACGACCTCGGTAAAGATGGAATTCGGGTCAATTCCATTTCAGCAGGTCCAATCAGGACTCTTTCTGCAAAAGGAATCAGCGAGTTCAATTCTATCCTGAAAGAAATTGAAGAACGGGCTCCTCTACGTAAAACAACAACACCGGAAGAAGTAGGGGATACAGCTTTATTCTTATTCAGCAGCCTGTCCCGAGGAATAACGGGTGAAAATATTCACGTAGATTCCGGTTATCATATTCTGTAA
- the prpE gene encoding bis(5'-nucleosyl)-tetraphosphatase PrpE, with protein sequence MRLDIIGDIHGCFAEFKELTLKMGYSWKRGFPVHPSNRKLAFVGDLTDRGPESLAVVESVYNLAANDLAYYVPGNHCNKLYRYFLGNKVQITHGLETTAAEYEQLDPQSQMEIKRKFMELYESAPLYHVLDNNKLVIAHAGIKESYIGKHSSKVKTFVLYGDITGEKNPDGTPVRRDWAKQYEGKPAVVYGHTPVKEVRKINNTYNIDTGAVFGNKLTAIRYPEMELMSVQSGMPYAEEKFRKI encoded by the coding sequence ATGAGACTTGATATTATTGGTGATATTCACGGCTGCTTTGCTGAATTTAAAGAACTGACTTTGAAAATGGGCTATAGTTGGAAGAGGGGATTTCCTGTCCACCCTAGTAATAGAAAACTCGCCTTTGTTGGAGACTTAACAGACAGAGGACCAGAATCTCTGGCAGTCGTCGAATCAGTATATAACCTTGCCGCAAATGACCTGGCGTACTATGTCCCGGGCAATCATTGCAATAAACTATACCGCTACTTTCTAGGGAATAAAGTTCAAATTACACATGGCCTGGAAACCACAGCAGCTGAATACGAGCAGCTGGACCCGCAATCACAGATGGAAATTAAACGTAAATTTATGGAATTATATGAAAGCGCACCGCTATACCATGTACTTGACAACAATAAACTGGTAATCGCCCATGCTGGAATTAAGGAAAGCTACATTGGGAAGCATTCATCCAAAGTTAAAACCTTTGTTCTTTACGGAGATATAACTGGAGAAAAAAATCCTGACGGGACCCCCGTGAGACGGGATTGGGCTAAACAGTATGAGGGTAAGCCAGCGGTCGTCTATGGGCATACTCCTGTAAAGGAAGTCAGGAAAATCAATAACACCTATAATATTGATACAGGTGCTGTTTTTGGAAATAAATTAACCGCAATTAGATATCCGGAAATGGAATTAATGTCTGTCCAATCAGGCATGCCTTATGCAGAAGAGAAGTTTAGGAAGATTTAA
- a CDS encoding NAD kinase, whose translation MKFAITSKGDSKSNTLMHKMRTYLLDFELTYDEEEPDIVISVGGDGTLLYAFHRYSSRLDKTAFVGIHTGHLGFYADWVPEEIEKLVIAIAKTPYQVIEYPLLEVIIRYQHGGKETRYLALNESTVKAVEGTLVMDVEIRGQHFERFRGDGLCVSTPSGSTAYNKALGGAILHPSLPAIQLAEMASINNKVFRTVGSPLVLPAHHTCMLKPVNEPDFQITIDHLTLLHKDVKSIQFRVADEKIRFARFRPFPFWKRVHDSFVAD comes from the coding sequence ATGAAATTTGCCATTACCTCAAAAGGAGATTCAAAATCTAATACACTCATGCACAAAATGAGAACCTATTTATTGGACTTCGAGCTTACATATGATGAAGAAGAGCCTGATATAGTCATATCGGTAGGCGGGGATGGCACCTTGCTTTATGCCTTTCACCGATACAGCAGCCGTCTGGACAAGACCGCGTTTGTGGGTATACATACAGGGCATCTCGGGTTTTATGCAGACTGGGTTCCGGAGGAAATCGAAAAGCTTGTCATTGCAATTGCCAAAACCCCGTATCAGGTGATTGAATATCCGCTCCTGGAAGTGATTATCCGCTACCAGCATGGAGGCAAAGAAACCCGTTATCTTGCATTGAATGAATCGACAGTCAAAGCGGTGGAAGGTACATTAGTAATGGATGTGGAAATACGCGGCCAGCATTTTGAACGGTTCCGGGGAGATGGTCTTTGTGTTTCTACTCCATCAGGGAGTACAGCTTATAATAAGGCGCTGGGGGGTGCCATTCTGCATCCTTCCTTGCCTGCCATCCAGCTTGCTGAAATGGCTTCCATTAATAACAAGGTATTCCGTACAGTGGGCTCTCCGCTCGTACTGCCGGCACACCATACATGCATGCTGAAGCCTGTGAACGAGCCGGATTTTCAAATTACTATTGATCATTTGACTCTTCTTCATAAAGATGTAAAATCAATACAATTCAGAGTGGCGGATGAAAAAATCCGTTTTGCCAGGTTCAGGCCATTCCCATTCTGGAAAAGGGTACACGATTCCTTTGTTGCTGATTGA
- a CDS encoding GTP pyrophosphokinase — MKHWDLFLAPYKQAVEELKIKLKGMRSQFEMDSTHSPIEFVTGRVKPIASILDKANQKGIPLDKLESEMQDIAGVRMMCQFVDDIKRVVELLRQRNDFEIVEERDYISHKKASGYRSYHVVIRYPVQTIKGEKKILAEIQIRTLAMNFWATVEHSLNYKYKGQFPEDIQMRLQRAAEAAFRLDEEMSLIRGEIQDAQAFFTRKKEKQQKGEN; from the coding sequence GTGAAGCATTGGGATTTATTTTTGGCGCCATATAAACAGGCCGTCGAAGAATTAAAAATAAAGCTAAAAGGCATGAGAAGCCAATTTGAAATGGATTCTACTCATTCCCCGATTGAATTTGTTACTGGGAGGGTAAAGCCTATTGCAAGCATTCTTGATAAGGCAAACCAAAAAGGCATTCCTCTCGACAAATTGGAATCTGAAATGCAGGATATTGCCGGTGTTAGAATGATGTGCCAATTTGTAGATGATATTAAGAGAGTGGTTGAACTATTAAGACAAAGAAATGATTTTGAAATAGTTGAAGAAAGAGATTACATATCTCATAAAAAAGCAAGCGGTTACCGCTCTTACCATGTCGTGATCCGATATCCTGTTCAGACAATAAAAGGAGAGAAGAAAATCCTGGCAGAGATTCAAATTAGAACGCTTGCCATGAATTTCTGGGCCACGGTTGAACATTCCTTAAATTATAAATATAAGGGCCAATTCCCTGAAGATATCCAGATGAGGCTCCAGAGAGCGGCAGAGGCTGCTTTCAGGCTTGATGAAGAAATGTCACTCATTCGCGGTGAGATTCAGGATGCCCAGGCATTCTTTACAAGGAAAAAGGAAAAACAGCAAAAGGGAGAAAACTAA
- a CDS encoding CYTH domain-containing protein: MSNKNIEIEFKNMVNREEFSSLIDFFNIRSEDFSEQENHYFDTPDFLLKAKGSALRIREKNGSFELTLKQPHPEGLLETNENLTESEAAEMIRTGKIPAELIIRSIKELGIETDKLQYFGTLATKRAEKEYMKGLAVLDHSRYLNKEDFELEYEVDNRNEGELTFLNLLKQLNIPVRKTENKIKRFYNEKYRQQKD, from the coding sequence TTGTCTAACAAAAATATTGAAATTGAATTTAAAAACATGGTCAACAGAGAAGAATTTTCCTCATTAATAGATTTTTTTAATATAAGAAGCGAGGATTTTTCCGAACAGGAGAATCATTACTTCGATACACCGGATTTTTTATTGAAGGCTAAAGGAAGTGCCTTAAGGATTAGGGAGAAAAACGGCTCATTTGAATTGACTCTTAAACAGCCTCACCCTGAAGGGCTATTGGAAACCAATGAGAATCTTACTGAGTCCGAAGCTGCAGAGATGATCCGGACTGGGAAAATCCCGGCTGAGCTGATAATAAGATCCATAAAAGAGCTGGGCATAGAGACAGATAAACTTCAATACTTTGGCACTCTCGCAACAAAACGTGCCGAAAAGGAATACATGAAAGGATTGGCTGTTCTTGATCACAGCCGATATTTAAATAAGGAAGATTTTGAGTTAGAATATGAAGTGGATAACAGGAATGAAGGTGAATTGACATTTCTTAATTTGCTCAAACAGCTTAACATTCCTGTCAGGAAGACCGAAAATAAAATTAAGAGGTTTTATAACGAAAAATACAGACAGCAAAAGGATTAA
- a CDS encoding globin domain-containing protein: MAEKMHTPFDAIGEERLHQLIDAFYRRVGQHPDLVPIFPDDLTETARIQKQFMTQYLGGPPLYTSEHGHPMLRARHMPFPITETRAKAWLSCMNEAMDEIRLDGRLREDFFARLVLTAQHMINTPENGVKGESS, from the coding sequence ATGGCCGAGAAAATGCACACTCCCTTCGACGCTATTGGTGAGGAAAGGCTTCACCAGCTAATTGACGCTTTTTACCGGCGCGTAGGACAACATCCTGATCTCGTTCCTATTTTTCCAGATGACCTGACAGAGACAGCCAGAATACAAAAGCAGTTTATGACCCAGTATTTAGGGGGACCTCCTTTATATACTTCAGAACACGGACATCCGATGCTTCGTGCTCGGCACATGCCTTTTCCCATAACGGAAACACGGGCAAAGGCCTGGCTTTCATGCATGAATGAAGCAATGGACGAAATTAGGCTGGATGGGCGCTTGAGGGAAGACTTTTTTGCAAGGCTTGTGCTCACAGCCCAGCATATGATCAATACACCTGAAAACGGCGTGAAAGGTGAAAGCTCGTGA